The window taaatattatataaaatgtattttttcccagttttaaaataatgaattcaaTGATCAGTGTTGTAGCCTGATCCGATTTAAGACTGTATTTTACATCTTTTGTTACATCCCAAGGCCACAGTGATAACCAAATACCTGCATGTGTATCTCTTTCAGGTGGTTTAATTTACTTCTTAACATCAGCCAACATTTGCTGTTCATAGTACAGACATTAGCCCATATTACTAAAGAACAACTCTAATAACAAATAACAACTGCTAGGAAaataatttccaagagtttaaatcgattTAAAATcggttaaaaattaaaaaatacaataatgtCAAGATGTTTATAGAGAAACTATTatgtatgcatttatttttattttttactcacAGTCTGAAGAGCCTCTTTCCTTAGCTAAACTGAATGCCTCTTCATTCGCTCACATTTATCATTGCTGGCTGTTTTCACCATCTAAAAGGAGACTAAGTCGTTTTCCGTAAAGACAGCATCGTttcaataaatgtgtctgtcCACCGTAGACCCTATGTCCGCACGTATCCACAGAAAACCACCGAAAACGCTGTAGTACAGATTCCAGGCCTTTGAGTGGCGCTGTAATGCTCCAACAGAAACACACCATAAACGGAAAAGAAGACATGATTCATGCACACACCGCGATTTAAACATAATAACATGGATCTAAAAACTTAATAGTTCTTGTGGTAGTAGAGAAGCAAAAGGTTTAGCTGTAAAAGCAACAACGCGTtaagtagtttgttgttgtcggaGTGAGTCCATGGAGTCTAAGGCAGAGGTGGGTCTGGGGGCGTCATCGTTTCGTAGCGTATTGAACGTAAACACGGAAAACGGAATCGGCGTTTTGAAATTTCATCACTCTGGAGCCCGTTTTCAAAAGTTATCGATAATTTGTTTCCGTGTGGACAGGGCCTTAAAAACCTACTACCCTCACTGAGCCACTCCTGTCTGCTGTTCCTGATCCGCTGATTTCCCTTGTGCCATTCTAATTTACCTGCTCTTCGACCTACAATAACAGGTAAACTGTTATGGTTTATAAGTAATTGACATATTGAGCTGTGATGGATTatttccaatgtgtttttcagctgaTTTGAGCCATGGAGGAGGATTTTGATCGCTGGCTGACAGAAGCCACCATACTTTCTGATGTGAAAATCATAATGGGAAGAGTTCTTGTAAGATTACGGAGGCATGAACCAACGAAGTTCAAACATTTGCTGAAGTGAGTATTACTGTTCGTTTGCTGGATTGTGTTACTCCACTTCAGACATTGTGCCAGTTTCACAAAGTCCTACATTCAGTTAGAATATATTTGGTGATTAGATAccacagtgatgtcattgtgttTGAGTGGGAGGGGCATCTGTGTGTAGTATATGACCTATACTTTGTGTTTGATTCAAAATTAATTAAtgtcaatgttcttttttaaaAGAACTAAAATTGAGGAAATGAAGGTAGAGAAGAGGGAGCTGGTCGGTGTGTTTGGCAAAACTGGAGCAGGAAAGAGCTCTTTGATAAATGCTGTACTTGGAGAGAAGCATCTTTTACCCTCTGGGAGTATCAGTGCATGTACCTCAGTCATGATTAAAGTGGAAGCTAACATGGACAACTCAAAGTATGAGGCAGACATAGAGTTCATCACCAGAAAGGTAAAATGACTGCTTATAAGTTCATTCtaactgaaagtgaaagtgactGAGAAGTGATAATGTAGCTGTAATTGTCTTTAGGAGTGGGGTGACGAATTGTGGTCCATGGGGCAGTTTATTTGGAATGCAGATCAGAAAAAGTATGCTGCCGCcgctgatggtgatgatgatgatgatgatgatgaggatgaggatgagtaTCGTGACATTGAAGAAAAGCTGTCAGCACTGTACGGAGAAGAGTGGAAACAGAAAATACAATCCAATGAAGAGCTGATGGACGACAAATACTTCAGAGAAATCCCAGAATTTCTCCAATCCCAGACAAAGACATTGAAAGCCAAAACGGCAAGTAGAAAAGTACCGGTAGGCTAATTTATAGCTCCAAAACGCTTCTGACTTGGTAGTTTCTGATGCCTCCTGACTTACACAAAAGGGGGCAATTtataaagcatttaaaatgagcttaaaattaaaaaaagttctTGCATTCTCTCTCATTCTGTTTATCGTAGGCCAAAGAGCTATCAGCAAAGATAGTCAAGTACACAAGAAGTGACTTGAACGAGAGACTCAAAAGAAGTAAAGCAGTAAAGAGGTGGTATTGGCCACTAGTGAAGAGTGTGACTGTCAAAGTGCCAAACAATGATCTTCTCCAACATGTCACACTTGTGGACCTTCCTGGAAATGGTGACCGCAACAAGAGCAGAGATGAGATGTGGAAAGAGGTAATATATTCGTATTTAACTGTGTTTTGGTGTGatgatcattcattcattcattcattcattcatagcCAACATGTTGTTTCAGATTGTTGGAGATTGTTCTGCTGTCTGGATCGTGACTGACATCAATCGAGCAGCATCAGAAAAAGAGCCATGGGAGATCCTGAAAGGTGCCGCTAGCCTGATTAAAAATGGTGGCCAGTGTCAGTACATTCACTTTATCTGCACCAAGTCTGACTGTATTGAGGAGGAAGATGACCAGTAAGTGAGTTAATATATCAAAAGgggatgtaaaaataaaatggtggGACAACTTCCTAGGAAATCATAGGTAGATTCATATATATTTGGCAGCGTCTCAAGGTACATGACTTAAAAGTACATTCTGACTCTTATATTTCCAGTAAGAAACATTTTCTTAacactgtatttattattttatagttCAGCGAGTGACATTCGTGCTGAAATACTGAAAAGAAACAGACGTGCCAACGAAGCAGTGAACGCTGAATTCACAAACCACATTAAGGTGAGttttaaacagacagaaaatctAACTCAACAATCACATACAAGTAACTGTAATATAACTATAATCCacagaaacacttcagtgaTGTCGCTTTTGAAGTGTCCACAGTGAGCTGCAACGAGTTTCTTCAAGGAAAATATCTGCAACCAGAAGACACTGGTGGGTGAAGTTTCACAATTCCTAATGAATAAAGAGTAAATGTGCAGCATCACTGCACGTTTCCTTTAAAATCAGacgttctttctttttgcaGAAATACCCAAACTGCAGGGTTTTTTGCAAAACCTGAATGACAGACACTCTGGGATGTGTGTGGAGTATGTGTCCGGGGCATATGGGATTCTGTCTTTGATTCAAGGCGCCAGCTGCAGAGATGGAGTAAGATAAAGTCATTTAGAATAGTTGTGAAAAATTCTGAAGTCGAATCAGTTTTTTGGTGGTTCTAATCTTCTTCTGTTGTATAAGTAAAATAATGAAtgtgttccttttttatttcaggccaacaaaaacacagcagtgtgtgcagagctTGAACATAACTTGAACCTCCAGATCTGTAAAGTCAAAACCGTGATGGCAGAGACATACAAGGCTTTTCAAAAATGTCTTGATGCAGGGGTAGAAAGATCCAGACGCTCATGTGAAA of the Parambassis ranga chromosome 8, fParRan2.1, whole genome shotgun sequence genome contains:
- the LOC114440152 gene encoding nuclear GTPase SLIP-GC-like isoform X2, encoding MEEDFDRWLTEATILSDVKIIMGRVLVRLRRHEPTKFKHLLKTKIEEMKVEKRELVGVFGKTGAGKSSLINAVLGEKHLLPSGSISACTSVMIKVEANMDNSKYEADIEFITRKEWGDELWSMGQFIWNADQKKYAAAADGDDDDDDDEDEDEYRDIEEKLSALYGEEWKQKIQSNEELMDDKYFREIPEFLQSQTKTLKAKTAKELSAKIVKYTRSDLNERLKRSKAVKRWYWPLVKSVTVKVPNNDLLQHVTLVDLPGNGDRNKSRDEMWKEIVGDCSAVWIVTDINRAASEKEPWEILKGAASLIKNGGQCQYIHFICTKSDCIEEEDDHSASDIRAEILKRNRRANEAVNAEFTNHIKKHFSDVAFEVSTVSCNEFLQGKYLQPEDTEIPKLQGFLQNLNDRHSGMCVEYVSGAYGILSLIQGASCRDGANKNTAVCAELEHNLNLQICKVKTVMAETYKAFQKCLDAGVERSRRSCEKELKSFLYPSAGGSGFHATLKSVIRNGGTFRPKKGDPINLNMKLSSHLTESIVEEFRRTFPQKTEGKRGPFKGVINSFSLATERLLQRHKDVERQLIFLKSEEEMIKMKVNRIIQDRKKMIYNSLTETVEQTMQRGYESALAFKGKDTLKKMRCTLVKHVCDSKNTMFELAKNTMLCKLEKMQEEILETLEKTTRESIELSLKTVDHSLPDVSKDLEEVKNHYNKLCCSPDEEQSLSVFEEVQLDAIKVSV
- the LOC114440152 gene encoding nuclear GTPase SLIP-GC-like isoform X4, which encodes MEEDFDRWLTEATILSDVKIIMGRVLVRLRRHEPTKFKHLLKTKIEEMKVEKRELVGVFGKTGAGKSSLINAVLGEKHLLPSGSISACTSVMIKVEANMDNSKYEADIEFITRKEWGDELWSMGQFIWNADQKKYAAAADGDDDDDDDEDEDEYRDIEEKLSALYGEEWKQKIQSNEELMDDKYFREIPEFLQSQTKTLKAKTASRKVPAKELSAKIVKYTRSDLNERLKRSKAVKRWYWPLVKSVTVKVPNNDLLQHVTLVDLPGNGDRNKSRDEMWKEIVGDCSAVWIVTDINRAASEKEPWEILKGAASLIKNGGQCQYIHFICTKSDCIEEEDDHSASDIRAEILKRNRRANEAVNAEFTNHIKKHFSDVAFEVSTVSCNEFLQGKYLQPEDTEIPKLQGFLQNLNDRHSGMCVEYVSGAYGILSLIQGASCRDGANKNTAVCAELEHNLNLQICKVKTVMAETYKAFQKCLDAGVERSRRSCEKELKSFLYPSAGGSGFHATLKSVIRNGGTFRPKKGDPINLNMKLSSHLTESIVEEFRRTFPQKTEGKRGPFKGVINSFSLATERLLQRHKDVERQLIFLKSEEEMIKMKVNRIIQDRKKMIYNSLTETVEQTMQRGYESALAFKGKDTLKKMRCTLVKHVCDSKNTMFELAKNTMLCKLEKMQEEILETLEKTTRESIELSLKTVDHSLPDVSKDLEEVKNHYNKLCCSPDEEQSLSDTF
- the LOC114440152 gene encoding nuclear GTPase SLIP-GC-like isoform X1, giving the protein MEEDFDRWLTEATILSDVKIIMGRVLVRLRRHEPTKFKHLLKTKIEEMKVEKRELVGVFGKTGAGKSSLINAVLGEKHLLPSGSISACTSVMIKVEANMDNSKYEADIEFITRKEWGDELWSMGQFIWNADQKKYAAAADGDDDDDDDEDEDEYRDIEEKLSALYGEEWKQKIQSNEELMDDKYFREIPEFLQSQTKTLKAKTASRKVPAKELSAKIVKYTRSDLNERLKRSKAVKRWYWPLVKSVTVKVPNNDLLQHVTLVDLPGNGDRNKSRDEMWKEIVGDCSAVWIVTDINRAASEKEPWEILKGAASLIKNGGQCQYIHFICTKSDCIEEEDDHSASDIRAEILKRNRRANEAVNAEFTNHIKKHFSDVAFEVSTVSCNEFLQGKYLQPEDTEIPKLQGFLQNLNDRHSGMCVEYVSGAYGILSLIQGASCRDGANKNTAVCAELEHNLNLQICKVKTVMAETYKAFQKCLDAGVERSRRSCEKELKSFLYPSAGGSGFHATLKSVIRNGGTFRPKKGDPINLNMKLSSHLTESIVEEFRRTFPQKTEGKRGPFKGVINSFSLATERLLQRHKDVERQLIFLKSEEEMIKMKVNRIIQDRKKMIYNSLTETVEQTMQRGYESALAFKGKDTLKKMRCTLVKHVCDSKNTMFELAKNTMLCKLEKMQEEILETLEKTTRESIELSLKTVDHSLPDVSKDLEEVKNHYNKLCCSPDEEQSLSVFEEVQLDAIKVSV
- the LOC114440152 gene encoding nuclear GTPase SLIP-GC-like isoform X3, which translates into the protein MEEDFDRWLTEATILSDVKIIMGRVLVRLRRHEPTKFKHLLKTKIEEMKVEKRELVGVFGKTGAGKSSLINAVLGEKHLLPSGSISACTSVMIKVEANMDNSKYEADIEFITRKEWGDELWSMGQFIWNADQKKYAAAADGDDDDDDDEDEDEYRDIEEKLSALYGEEWKQKIQSNEELMDDKYFREIPEFLQSQTKTLKAKTASRKVPAKELSAKIVKYTRSDLNERLKRSKAVKRWYWPLVKSVTVKVPNNDLLQHVTLVDLPGNGDRNKSRDEMWKEIVGDCSAVWIVTDINRAASEKEPWEILKGAASLIKNGGQCQYIHFICTKSDCIEEEDDHSASDIRAEILKRNRRANEAVNAEFTNHIKKHFSDVAFEVSTVSCNEFLQGKYLQPEDTEIPKLQGFLQNLNDRHSGMCVEYVSGAYGILSLIQGASCRDGANKNTAVCAELEHNLNLQICKVKTVMAETYKAFQKCLDAGVERSRRSCEKELKSFLYPSAGGSGFHATLKSVIRNGGTFRPKKGDPINLNMKLSSHLTESIVEEFRRTFPQKTEGKRGPFKGVINSFSLATERLLQRHKDVERQLIFLKSEEEMIKMKVNRIIQDRKKMIYNSLTETVEQTMQRGYESALAFKGKDTLKKMRCTLVKHVCDSKNTMFELAKNTMLCKLEKMQEEILETLEKTTRESIELSLKTVDHSLPDVSKDLEEVKNHYNKLCCSPDEEQSLSGNAF